One segment of Solanum stenotomum isolate F172 chromosome 1, ASM1918654v1, whole genome shotgun sequence DNA contains the following:
- the LOC125853855 gene encoding 40S ribosomal protein S21-2, with the protein MQNDEGQNMDLYIPRKCSATNRLITSKDHASVQLNVGHLDDRGIYTGSFTTFALCGFIRAQGDADSAMDRLWQKKKVEARQE; encoded by the exons ATGCAGAACGATGAGGGACAAAACATGGATCTTTACATCCCCAGGAAATG TTCTGCTACAAATAGGCTGATCACTTCAAAGGACCATGCTTCTGTTCAACTCAATGTTGGTCATTTGGATGATAGGGGTATCTACACTGGGAGTTTCACAACTTTTGCTCTCTGTGGTTTCATCCGTGCTCAG GGTGATGCTGACAGCGCAATGGACCGTCTCTGGcagaagaagaaagttgaagCTAGACAAGAGTAG